The proteins below come from a single Pseudomonas chlororaphis genomic window:
- a CDS encoding PvdJ/PvdD/PvdP-like protein: MTISRRGFMAGLALTGAAVPAVYYGHRELTRPDPTITPGEASFDVANVAGQRQADTLRGIWTIRFSGQEAGLAGVPDDDLQLFLDIAHKGRGLVGCLDTAERLRSGGEPRYRVLGDLAGTDPRQLSWRLVDGASGVPRYEFIMTLDEVWAGFGNAGPATLSGRAWSLDRPLAQPELDNRFIAVKQPFPEARDRVPLSPALLAWLVSPEHRLFHQLWHATRDKWHTLDEDKRNALRGIGWQPGPRGQERDARGPRKDRNGSGIDFFFMHRHMLGTARSFQPLPSWPRFPLPQPELARDRIGFARYFDNHDGTALPPTWLADGDEQYAQWVSDIKTAETYHSNFQVWESRYRDPRYLSKLTLGQLGSEMELGLHDWLHMRWASVPRDPSNGHPVPFARDPADFAQRWYAAENDFLGDPFSSHVNPVFWSFHGWIDDRLEDWFRAHERFHPGEVSRLDVNGVPWFAPGRWVEIADPWLGPDTHGCSTTPGLQVGRSVEMDPETMKLALRITFGSDDKKLSELFRRVPQRPWYARNLKAKPA; the protein is encoded by the coding sequence ATGACGATTTCTCGACGAGGGTTCATGGCAGGCCTGGCACTGACCGGTGCCGCTGTGCCTGCGGTGTATTACGGACATCGCGAACTGACCCGCCCGGACCCGACCATCACCCCCGGCGAGGCGTCCTTCGATGTGGCGAATGTGGCGGGCCAGCGTCAGGCGGATACGTTGCGGGGGATCTGGACGATCCGTTTCAGCGGGCAGGAGGCCGGCCTTGCGGGCGTGCCGGACGACGATCTGCAGCTCTTCCTCGACATCGCCCACAAGGGCCGTGGCCTGGTGGGCTGCCTCGACACCGCCGAGCGGCTGCGCAGCGGCGGCGAGCCGCGCTACCGGGTGCTGGGTGACCTGGCCGGAACCGACCCCCGGCAGTTGAGCTGGCGGCTGGTCGATGGGGCGAGCGGCGTGCCGCGCTATGAATTCATCATGACCCTGGACGAAGTCTGGGCCGGTTTCGGCAATGCCGGCCCCGCGACCCTCAGTGGGCGCGCGTGGTCGTTGGATCGTCCGCTGGCCCAGCCGGAACTCGACAACCGCTTCATCGCCGTCAAGCAGCCATTTCCCGAAGCCCGCGACCGCGTGCCACTGAGCCCGGCGCTGTTGGCCTGGTTGGTGTCGCCCGAGCATCGCTTGTTCCATCAACTCTGGCATGCGACGCGGGACAAATGGCACACCCTGGACGAAGACAAGCGCAACGCCTTGCGCGGCATCGGCTGGCAGCCCGGACCAAGGGGCCAGGAGCGCGACGCTCGCGGGCCGCGCAAGGATCGCAACGGCTCGGGCATCGACTTCTTCTTCATGCACCGGCACATGCTGGGCACGGCGCGCTCGTTCCAGCCGTTGCCGTCCTGGCCGCGCTTCCCGTTGCCGCAACCGGAACTGGCGCGTGATCGCATTGGGTTCGCCCGCTATTTCGACAACCACGACGGCACGGCCTTGCCGCCCACCTGGCTGGCCGACGGCGACGAGCAGTACGCCCAATGGGTGAGCGACATCAAGACGGCCGAGACCTACCACAGCAATTTCCAGGTCTGGGAATCGCGCTACCGTGACCCGCGCTACCTGTCGAAACTGACCCTGGGCCAGTTGGGTTCGGAGATGGAACTGGGGCTGCACGACTGGCTGCACATGCGCTGGGCCTCGGTGCCCAGGGACCCGTCCAACGGCCACCCGGTGCCGTTCGCCCGTGACCCGGCCGACTTTGCCCAGCGCTGGTATGCAGCGGAAAACGACTTTCTCGGCGACCCGTTTTCTTCCCACGTGAACCCGGTGTTCTGGTCCTTTCACGGCTGGATCGATGATCGTCTCGAAGACTGGTTCCGTGCCCACGAACGTTTCCACCCCGGCGAAGTGAGCCGCCTGGACGTCAACGGCGTACCCTGGTTCGCCCCGGGCCGCTGGGTGGAAATCGCCGACCCCTGGCTGGGCCCGGACACCCACGGTTGCAGCACCACGCCGGGGCTGCAAGTGGGGCGTTCGGTGGAAATGGACCCGGAAACCATGAAACTGGCCCTGCGCATCACCTTCGGCAGCGATGACAAAAAGCTCTCCGAACTGTTTCGCCGGGTGCCGCAACGACCGTGGTATGCGCGCAATCTCAAGGCCAAGCCTGCTTAA
- a CDS encoding RND transporter codes for MKAHLTLLAASLLLAACSTPLSPPDSGIQSPSTWQHLETPAAEADNRQWWTQFGSPQLNRLIEQARLDSHDLAAAMARVRQAQANAVIAGAPLLPELKAGLNGTRQELLRGKGYSQLDVDRDNRSLDYYDANLSATYELDFWGGKRAARDSALGTLAASRFDRATVELTLLSGVANSYTQALSLGEQRRIAELNLANAQSVLDLVQTRYDAGSATAVELSQQKGLVAAQQRRLPQVQQQAREALITLATLLGQPVQAVRLEAEDFDRLHWPSIDAGVPSDLLRRRPDIAAAEARLSAAEADIRVARAAMLPSMTLGLSLASGADIADQVLRNNVYNLTAGLAAPVFNNGRLKAERDKATARQEELLQTYRAAIINGFADVEKALNGINGLERQRQWQAEELQQAQSAFDIAQRRYQAGAEDLLTVLETQRTLYAAQDMNVQLRLARVQASVALYKALGGGWRVM; via the coding sequence ATGAAAGCGCACCTGACCCTCCTGGCCGCCAGCCTGCTACTGGCGGCGTGCAGCACTCCGTTGTCGCCCCCGGACAGCGGCATCCAATCGCCATCGACCTGGCAGCACCTCGAAACTCCCGCCGCCGAGGCAGACAACCGGCAATGGTGGACGCAATTTGGCAGCCCACAACTCAATCGTCTGATCGAGCAGGCACGCCTGGACAGCCACGACCTCGCCGCCGCCATGGCACGGGTTCGCCAGGCCCAGGCCAACGCAGTGATCGCCGGTGCGCCCCTGCTGCCGGAACTCAAGGCCGGGCTCAACGGCACGCGCCAGGAACTATTGCGCGGCAAGGGCTACAGCCAACTGGACGTGGACCGGGACAACCGCTCGCTGGATTACTACGACGCCAACCTCAGCGCCACCTATGAGCTGGATTTCTGGGGAGGCAAACGCGCGGCCCGGGACAGCGCGCTGGGCACCCTGGCGGCCAGCCGGTTCGACCGGGCGACCGTGGAATTGACCCTGCTCAGTGGCGTCGCCAACAGCTACACCCAGGCGCTGTCCCTGGGCGAACAACGACGCATCGCCGAACTGAACCTGGCCAATGCCCAAAGCGTGCTCGACCTGGTGCAGACCCGCTACGACGCCGGCAGCGCCACCGCCGTGGAACTGTCCCAGCAGAAAGGCCTGGTGGCAGCGCAGCAGCGCCGGCTGCCGCAGGTGCAGCAACAGGCCCGGGAGGCGCTGATCACCCTGGCGACGCTGTTGGGGCAGCCGGTGCAGGCGGTCCGCCTCGAGGCCGAGGACTTCGACCGCCTGCACTGGCCGTCCATCGACGCCGGCGTGCCCAGCGACCTGCTGCGCCGCCGCCCGGACATCGCCGCCGCCGAAGCACGCCTGAGCGCCGCCGAAGCCGACATCCGCGTGGCGCGCGCGGCAATGCTACCCTCGATGACCCTGGGCCTGAGCCTCGCCAGCGGTGCCGACATCGCCGACCAGGTGTTGCGCAACAACGTCTACAACCTCACCGCCGGCCTGGCGGCGCCAGTGTTCAACAACGGCCGCCTGAAAGCCGAACGGGACAAGGCCACCGCCCGCCAGGAAGAGCTGCTGCAAACCTACCGCGCGGCCATCATCAACGGCTTCGCCGACGTCGAAAAAGCCTTGAACGGCATCAACGGCCTGGAACGACAACGGCAGTGGCAAGCCGAAGAACTGCAACAGGCCCAAAGCGCCTTCGACATCGCCCAGCGCCGCTACCAGGCCGGCGCCGAAGACCTGCTCACCGTGCTGGAAACCCAACGCACCCTCTACGCCGCCCAGGACATGAACGTGCAACTGCGCCTGGCCCGAGTCCAGGCCAGCGTGGCGTTGTACAAGGCGTTGGGTGGGGGGTGGCGGGTGATGTAG